The Geobacter sp. AOG2 genome includes a window with the following:
- a CDS encoding methyl-accepting chemotaxis protein, with amino-acid sequence MQWSDLKVKTKLTILIGMTCVALAVVAGLGFYGIRDTAGGINEADESIDQVAVAGRLVKDFLTIRLDLVYMMLLPDTARQEEKQADMVKKVAAVREGIKQLNGTAMPDREKELFREFSDGFEAYLVQGEKLAKLSLESTANGGKDHAAVVDFATKTVAPLYTKPAEAIAGVVDIKQKAALTMSKEDAVRATRIEGAMVAVGLACIALATLFGAMIFRSITRPLARVMEVLATVASGDLKARSGFDSRDEMGVLAREVDGMAEKLAETIGRVSTNSIQVSVAANRVHKLADGLAKNSEILASQSTTIATASEEMAATSSDIARNCNDAAHEGRDAGEVAASGAEVVDRTVTGMARIAEQVKGSAKIVEELGRRSNQIGEIVGTIEDIADQTNLLALNAAIEAARAGEQGRGFAVVADEVRALAERTTRATREIGDMIKSIQGETRSAVAAMEEGVAEVERGSEGAAQSGEALQHILQRIDVVTSQVNQIATAAEEQTATTTEVSRNIMNVTEIAHATSNESRDITAEANKLNGLSAALMEAVESFRIEESNSLIINKAKSAHMIFVGKIQAHLDGASKTDPSTLPDHHGCNFGKWYDTMGTDHCGHLQVFKDIVQPHAKVHELGKAAIVAYNGGDRQKAAVLCREMVDNSVALLGNLEALEKQCA; translated from the coding sequence ATGCAGTGGTCGGACCTGAAGGTGAAAACAAAATTGACCATCCTGATCGGCATGACGTGCGTTGCGCTGGCCGTGGTGGCGGGCCTGGGATTTTACGGCATTCGCGATACGGCCGGCGGCATCAACGAAGCCGATGAAAGCATCGACCAGGTGGCGGTTGCAGGCCGTCTGGTGAAGGATTTCCTCACGATCCGCCTGGACCTGGTCTATATGATGCTCCTTCCCGACACGGCGCGTCAGGAAGAAAAACAGGCCGACATGGTCAAAAAGGTAGCCGCCGTCCGCGAGGGGATCAAACAACTCAACGGCACAGCCATGCCGGACCGGGAAAAGGAACTTTTCAGGGAGTTCAGCGACGGCTTCGAGGCGTATCTGGTCCAGGGGGAAAAGCTGGCGAAACTTTCCCTCGAATCGACGGCCAACGGCGGCAAAGACCACGCGGCAGTCGTTGATTTCGCCACGAAAACGGTGGCGCCGCTCTACACGAAGCCGGCCGAGGCGATCGCCGGGGTCGTGGATATCAAGCAGAAGGCGGCCCTGACCATGAGCAAGGAAGACGCCGTCCGCGCCACGAGGATCGAAGGGGCCATGGTCGCCGTGGGGCTCGCGTGCATCGCCCTTGCAACCCTCTTCGGCGCCATGATCTTCCGCTCCATCACCAGGCCGCTGGCCAGGGTCATGGAGGTGTTGGCAACCGTCGCCTCCGGGGATCTGAAGGCCCGCTCGGGATTCGACTCCCGCGACGAGATGGGCGTGCTGGCCCGCGAGGTGGACGGCATGGCGGAAAAACTGGCCGAAACGATCGGCAGGGTCTCGACAAACAGCATCCAGGTGTCGGTCGCCGCCAACCGCGTCCATAAACTGGCCGACGGCCTGGCGAAGAATTCCGAGATCCTCGCCAGCCAATCCACCACCATAGCAACCGCCAGCGAGGAGATGGCCGCGACATCGTCCGACATTGCCCGCAATTGCAACGATGCGGCCCATGAAGGCCGGGATGCCGGCGAAGTGGCCGCCTCGGGGGCCGAGGTGGTGGACAGGACGGTGACGGGAATGGCGCGGATCGCCGAGCAGGTCAAGGGTTCGGCAAAGATCGTCGAGGAGTTGGGCCGCCGCTCCAACCAGATCGGCGAGATCGTCGGCACCATCGAGGACATCGCCGACCAGACCAACCTGCTGGCCCTGAACGCGGCCATTGAGGCGGCCCGGGCCGGGGAACAGGGGCGCGGCTTCGCCGTGGTGGCCGACGAGGTCAGGGCCTTGGCCGAGCGCACCACCCGGGCGACCCGCGAGATCGGCGATATGATCAAGTCCATCCAGGGTGAGACCAGGTCGGCTGTGGCAGCCATGGAGGAGGGAGTGGCCGAGGTGGAACGGGGGAGCGAGGGAGCGGCCCAATCGGGAGAAGCGCTACAGCACATCCTCCAACGCATCGATGTGGTGACGAGCCAGGTGAACCAGATCGCCACGGCTGCCGAAGAGCAAACCGCCACCACCACCGAGGTGTCGCGCAACATCATGAATGTCACCGAGATCGCCCACGCCACCTCGAATGAGTCGCGCGACATCACCGCCGAGGCCAACAAGCTCAACGGCCTGTCGGCGGCTTTGATGGAGGCCGTGGAGTCTTTCAGGATCGAGGAGAGCAATTCCCTCATCATCAACAAGGCCAAGAGCGCCCATATGATCTTTGTGGGCAAGATACAGGCCCACCTGGACGGCGCGTCCAAAACCGACCCGTCAACCCTGCCGGACCACCACGGCTGCAACTTCGGCAAATGGTACGACACCATGGGCACCGATCATTGCGGCCATCTCCAGGTCTTCAAGGATATCGTCCAACCCCATGCCAAGGTCCATGAACTCGGTAAGGCCGCCATCGTGGCGTACAACGGCGGGGATCGCCAAAAGGCGGCCGTCCTGTGCCGAGAGATGGTGGACAACTCCGTAGCCCTGCTCGGCAACCTGGAAGCATTGGAAAAACAGTGCGCGTGA
- a CDS encoding diguanylate cyclase: MKRLFAYLILVVGLAAALPATAADLVVSRAALEDKAATLTISDVVGRDFVPVGATLSRGVSNSAFWIRLRVQAPAEGSRVVLFIRQPFLNEIRLYEADAGDPRSWRTRVTGNYYPYGERDRARNSLGFIVNVPPSGATFYLRLKTRSASQLSVSALTPDEADRQDTRFDLMEVIFVTAMLLLFLWAAQSYLLDRQPVVGLFALHQAMYTLFGVAITGYLAPFIPAGFPRLAEWSTAGPYCAVSFTTLLFCRALFKPYEPPPLLMRGLDLFLLVFPLELAAMALGYTPATMVVNAILIRISWWYFIVMAFTLRKEHAPSRRVLQLVFVTVTLVFTVFWFTSRSSQAGTNINIGRQVLIVNGMFIGCLFAMVLNARLRRLLQEAQQSAMELILTQKTLELERTLKEEAELQARTDYLTGMFNRRHFIELADHELARALRYRRPLSLLMIDIDRFKTVNDTWGHSTGDTVLQEVSLLIREAMRDADIVGRMGGEEFAALLVETDTEQAMQVAQRLCAAVADAVIVSPQDVPVQVTISLGLAGLKGRNINFDRLLHEADMALYRAKQEGRNRIAYSD, from the coding sequence ATGAAACGACTTTTCGCCTACCTGATCCTGGTCGTCGGACTTGCCGCAGCCTTGCCGGCTACAGCCGCCGACCTGGTCGTATCCCGTGCCGCCCTGGAGGACAAGGCCGCTACCCTGACGATCTCCGACGTTGTGGGGCGCGACTTCGTGCCGGTCGGGGCCACCCTGTCCAGAGGGGTCAGCAACTCCGCGTTCTGGATTCGTCTGCGCGTTCAGGCGCCCGCTGAGGGCAGCCGGGTGGTATTGTTCATCCGCCAGCCTTTTCTCAACGAAATCCGCCTCTACGAGGCCGATGCAGGCGACCCGCGGAGCTGGAGGACGCGGGTAACCGGCAACTACTACCCATACGGCGAGCGCGACCGCGCCAGGAACTCCCTCGGCTTCATCGTCAACGTACCGCCTTCCGGGGCGACCTTTTACCTGCGCCTCAAGACCAGGAGCGCGTCCCAGTTGAGCGTGTCGGCCCTGACCCCGGACGAAGCGGACCGGCAGGACACCAGGTTCGACCTGATGGAGGTGATTTTCGTCACCGCCATGTTGTTGCTGTTCCTCTGGGCGGCCCAGAGCTATCTGCTGGACCGGCAGCCGGTGGTGGGCCTGTTTGCCCTCCATCAGGCCATGTACACCCTGTTCGGCGTCGCCATCACCGGCTATCTGGCCCCCTTTATCCCGGCCGGCTTTCCCCGGCTGGCGGAGTGGAGCACCGCCGGCCCTTACTGCGCGGTCAGCTTCACCACCCTGCTCTTCTGCCGCGCGCTGTTCAAGCCCTATGAGCCTCCGCCGCTGCTGATGCGCGGCCTCGACCTGTTCCTGCTGGTCTTTCCCCTGGAACTGGCGGCCATGGCCCTGGGTTACACCCCCGCAACCATGGTCGTCAACGCCATTTTGATCAGGATTTCATGGTGGTATTTCATCGTCATGGCCTTTACCCTCCGCAAGGAGCACGCGCCGAGCCGGCGCGTGCTGCAACTCGTCTTTGTCACCGTCACGCTCGTCTTTACGGTATTCTGGTTTACCAGCCGCAGCAGCCAGGCGGGAACGAACATCAACATCGGCAGGCAGGTGTTGATCGTCAACGGCATGTTCATCGGCTGCCTGTTCGCCATGGTACTGAACGCGCGTCTGCGCAGGTTGCTCCAGGAAGCGCAGCAATCAGCCATGGAACTCATCCTGACCCAGAAAACCCTGGAACTCGAGCGCACCCTCAAGGAAGAGGCCGAGCTTCAGGCGCGCACCGACTACCTGACCGGCATGTTCAACCGTCGCCACTTCATCGAACTGGCCGACCATGAACTGGCACGCGCCCTGCGCTACCGGAGGCCCCTGTCACTCCTCATGATCGACATCGACCGGTTCAAGACGGTCAACGACACGTGGGGACACAGTACCGGGGATACGGTACTCCAGGAGGTATCGCTACTGATCCGGGAGGCGATGCGCGACGCGGACATCGTAGGCCGCATGGGGGGCGAAGAGTTCGCCGCCCTGTTGGTCGAAACGGACACGGAGCAGGCCATGCAGGTAGCGCAACGGCTCTGCGCGGCGGTGGCGGACGCGGTCATCGTCTCGCCCCAGGATGTCCCGGTGCAGGTCACCATCTCCCTGGGACTAGCCGGGTTGAAGGGGCGCAACATCAATTTCGACCGGTTGCTGCACGAGGCTGACATGGCCCTGTACCGCGCCAAGCAGGAGGGGCGCAACAGGATCGCGTACAGCGATTAG
- a CDS encoding outer membrane protein, whose translation MKRTCRIIIALCLPLLFCGPAWAVHSGPYAGAFLGGNALISAKASDSQGDFGLTFNPGLLGSAVLGWDFEPGNTAGEGRIELEYSHRTNRLDKAKFAEGSVPGSGSVTADSLLINFYGVFHDVDRSWSPYVGAGLGAARVVTSDLTVTGQPFSGDSTFVFAYQVGAGIDYALTDRLSLDLGYRFFGSTRPKFSEASGPAFTMDYYNHSVVIGLRVGF comes from the coding sequence ATGAAACGAACCTGCCGGATAATAATCGCCCTCTGCCTGCCGCTTCTGTTCTGCGGCCCGGCCTGGGCCGTGCACTCGGGCCCCTATGCGGGGGCCTTTCTGGGCGGCAACGCCCTGATATCCGCCAAGGCTTCCGACAGCCAGGGGGACTTCGGCCTCACATTCAATCCCGGCCTACTGGGCAGCGCCGTTCTGGGATGGGACTTCGAACCGGGCAACACCGCGGGCGAGGGGCGCATCGAGCTTGAGTACAGCCACCGAACCAACCGGCTCGACAAAGCCAAATTTGCCGAGGGGAGCGTCCCGGGAAGCGGCAGCGTGACGGCTGATAGCCTGCTGATCAACTTCTACGGCGTCTTCCACGACGTGGACCGGTCGTGGTCGCCCTATGTCGGGGCCGGTCTCGGCGCCGCCCGCGTCGTGACCTCGGACCTGACGGTAACCGGCCAGCCTTTCAGCGGCGACTCGACCTTTGTCTTCGCCTACCAGGTGGGCGCGGGGATCGATTATGCGCTGACGGACCGGCTGAGCCTGGACCTGGGCTACCGCTTCTTCGGCAGCACCCGCCCCAAGTTCAGCGAGGCCAGCGGACCGGCCTTCACGATGGATTATTACAACCACAGCGTAGTTATCGGTCTGAGGGTGGGGTTCTGA
- a CDS encoding PAS domain S-box protein: protein MAIDRSDLILTVSNEGFWDWDLATDRVYLSPRYCELVGCSPDDTVFDSRFFKSIIHPDDRQRVFEAIKEYLRGNCAISLIEYRMISKDGTVRWIEGRGTVVAYDEQGKPARMVGTIVDIGARKRAENALRESEERLRLFIEHAPAALAMFDRDMRYLYVSRRWRSDYGLGERDLVGLSHYEVFPEIPERWKEDHRRGLAGEVLREEADRFVRADGSVQWLRWEIRPWRDATGAVSGIVISTEDITGRKRQEEELGVAKEQAEAASRAKSEFLANMSHEIRTPINGIVGMTSLLKMTELNDEQREYLDCIHVSSANLLSLINDILDLSKVEAGKVVLELIPFSLRGCIGESVKVHMASLRAKGLTLKTDIPAQVPDALTGDQLRLRQILVNLIGNAVKFTERGEIRVSAALLEARDTTALIRISVADTGIGIDESAMDKIFAPFSQADSSTTRRFGGTGLGLSISKGFVDLMGGSIGVERLAGGGSLFQVTIPFMVNQPRPLPRDRKAGGSPSAWGGSPLRILLVEDQEISRMFTVRILQKMGHILDSAQDGREAVEKWENGSFDMILMDVQMPGMDGIEATAVIRGREAARGGHVPIIALTAHALKEDRGNFLSQGFDGYVSKPLEMGALNDEMKRCLEGG, encoded by the coding sequence ATGGCAATCGACCGTAGCGACCTGATTCTGACCGTTTCCAACGAAGGCTTCTGGGATTGGGACCTGGCGACAGACCGGGTGTACCTGAGCCCGCGCTACTGCGAACTGGTGGGCTGCTCTCCCGATGACACGGTCTTCGACAGCCGTTTTTTCAAGTCGATTATCCATCCCGACGACCGTCAGCGGGTCTTCGAGGCCATTAAGGAATACCTCCGGGGTAACTGCGCCATTTCCCTGATCGAGTACCGGATGATCTCGAAGGACGGCACGGTCAGATGGATCGAAGGGCGGGGCACGGTCGTCGCTTATGATGAGCAGGGCAAGCCGGCGCGCATGGTGGGGACCATCGTCGACATCGGCGCGCGCAAAAGGGCGGAAAACGCCCTGCGGGAGAGCGAGGAGCGGCTGCGACTTTTCATAGAGCATGCCCCGGCAGCCCTGGCCATGTTCGACCGGGACATGCGTTATCTGTACGTGAGCCGTCGTTGGCGGAGCGATTACGGTCTGGGGGAGCGCGACCTGGTCGGTCTGTCCCACTACGAGGTTTTTCCCGAGATACCCGAACGCTGGAAGGAGGATCACCGGCGCGGGCTGGCGGGCGAAGTGTTGCGGGAGGAGGCCGACCGTTTCGTTCGGGCCGACGGATCGGTGCAGTGGCTGCGCTGGGAGATTCGGCCGTGGCGGGACGCCACGGGGGCGGTAAGCGGCATCGTGATCTCCACCGAGGATATCACCGGCCGCAAGCGGCAGGAGGAGGAGCTCGGGGTCGCCAAGGAGCAGGCCGAGGCCGCCAGCCGCGCCAAGAGCGAGTTTTTGGCCAATATGAGCCACGAGATCAGGACGCCCATAAACGGTATCGTGGGCATGACCAGCTTGCTGAAGATGACGGAGTTGAACGACGAGCAGCGCGAATATCTGGATTGCATTCATGTCTCCTCGGCAAATCTCCTGTCGCTCATCAACGACATACTGGACCTCTCCAAGGTCGAGGCCGGGAAGGTCGTGCTGGAGTTGATCCCTTTCAGTCTGCGGGGGTGCATCGGCGAATCCGTGAAGGTCCACATGGCGAGCCTCCGTGCCAAGGGACTGACGCTGAAGACCGACATCCCCGCCCAGGTACCGGACGCCCTGACCGGGGACCAACTGCGGCTGAGACAAATCCTGGTCAATCTGATCGGCAATGCCGTCAAGTTTACGGAACGTGGCGAGATCAGGGTGTCGGCAGCCCTGCTGGAAGCCCGCGACACCACCGCTCTCATCCGGATCAGTGTCGCGGACACCGGCATCGGCATCGACGAGAGCGCCATGGACAAGATCTTCGCCCCCTTCAGCCAGGCGGATTCATCCACCACCCGCAGGTTCGGCGGGACCGGGCTCGGGCTTTCCATCAGCAAGGGGTTCGTGGACCTCATGGGTGGAAGCATCGGGGTTGAACGTCTCGCGGGAGGCGGCAGCCTGTTCCAGGTGACGATCCCGTTCATGGTCAACCAGCCCCGGCCGTTGCCCCGTGACCGCAAGGCCGGGGGGTCTCCTTCGGCATGGGGAGGTTCGCCCCTGCGTATCCTTTTGGTGGAGGATCAGGAGATCAGCCGCATGTTTACCGTCAGGATTTTGCAAAAGATGGGTCATATCCTGGATTCGGCCCAGGACGGCAGGGAAGCGGTGGAGAAATGGGAAAACGGCTCCTTCGACATGATCCTGATGGATGTGCAGATGCCGGGCATGGACGGTATCGAGGCGACCGCCGTCATCCGCGGGCGAGAAGCGGCCAGGGGGGGGCATGTCCCGATTATTGCCCTGACGGCCCATGCCCTCAAGGAGGACCGGGGAAATTTTCTCTCCCAGGGGTTTGACGGCTATGTGTCCAAACCGCTGGAGATGGGGGCGTTGAACGATGAGATGAAACGGTGCCTGGAGGGAGGCTGA
- a CDS encoding DUF503 domain-containing protein: protein MFIFCLELHLDLPARSLKEKRGIVKSILGRCRNRFNTACAEVDRQDAPGAAVLAFVTVSPDKVIARQVLERVEDWVYEGWPDVEITASDISEV, encoded by the coding sequence ATGTTCATCTTTTGCCTCGAACTCCATCTGGACCTGCCCGCCCGCTCCCTCAAGGAGAAGCGCGGCATCGTCAAGAGCATCCTGGGGCGCTGCCGCAACCGCTTCAATACGGCCTGCGCCGAGGTGGACCGCCAGGACGCTCCCGGTGCGGCGGTGCTGGCGTTCGTGACGGTCAGCCCGGACAAGGTCATTGCCCGGCAGGTGCTGGAACGCGTCGAGGATTGGGTCTACGAGGGATGGCCGGACGTGGAGATAACGGCCTCCGACATCAGCGAGGTGTGA
- a CDS encoding Ig-like domain-containing protein has product MRNLLWSGFFMILLLSGCGWDGTASRENDVTPLTAITITADYSTIALNTSVKLKATGNFSGYYTKDISDQVAWTSATPTVAAFVTTANPSRVTGKGAGSSVLTATMGGVSATFNLTVSSATVTSVTVSPAAPTLAKGLTKQFTATGIFSDATTQDLTFDAAWTSSDTTAATISDVADDTKGLATALAAGTTTISATFGGISGSTLLTTTAPVLQSIAITPDTPTVLSLSSVTFTAIGTYSDGTTPDITSQVTWASSSTNVAPAPTAGTTVTSAPGTTTISAALDNVSGTTTLKVTGGTLSSISISPNSQTLVKGTLGRISATGVFSDGSSRDITGALTWTVDNTNRASLTTPSGNVMWANALASGGVTITAKSASLSKTASLTVTAPSLNHLEIAPISLALTKGTTGRFTVTAIFNDGTSQDVTDSATTGSPTTWSSNNTSVATVGATGLASGQVGAVAAGTATITANYGGTNITGSVTVTAKTLKSLAIYPSSTTTLSIGVATAFTATATYTDATTADVTKDTTWTVSDANVAIPADSQQLQGQIMGVNSGTATLTATFDGKTATAVNLKVP; this is encoded by the coding sequence ATGCGCAACCTGCTCTGGTCAGGTTTTTTCATGATACTGCTGCTGTCCGGCTGCGGCTGGGACGGGACCGCATCGCGTGAGAACGACGTCACCCCCCTCACCGCCATCACGATCACCGCCGACTACTCCACCATCGCCCTGAACACCTCCGTCAAGCTCAAGGCAACCGGCAATTTCTCGGGTTACTACACCAAGGATATCAGCGACCAGGTGGCCTGGACCAGCGCTACGCCCACCGTGGCGGCGTTCGTGACCACGGCCAACCCGAGCCGGGTGACCGGCAAGGGCGCGGGGAGTTCCGTCCTGACCGCGACCATGGGGGGCGTGTCGGCCACCTTCAATCTGACCGTGAGTTCGGCCACCGTCACCTCCGTTACGGTCTCCCCAGCCGCCCCGACCCTTGCCAAGGGGCTGACCAAGCAGTTCACGGCCACCGGCATCTTCTCGGACGCCACCACCCAGGACCTGACCTTCGATGCCGCCTGGACCTCCAGCGACACGACGGCGGCGACCATCAGCGACGTTGCCGACGACACCAAGGGGCTGGCCACCGCCCTGGCCGCCGGCACCACGACCATCAGCGCCACCTTCGGCGGCATCAGCGGCTCGACGCTCCTCACCACCACGGCGCCGGTGCTGCAATCCATCGCGATCACGCCTGACACCCCCACGGTCCTCTCCCTGTCCAGCGTGACCTTTACGGCCATCGGCACCTATTCTGACGGGACGACCCCCGACATAACCAGCCAGGTCACCTGGGCCTCGTCCAGTACGAACGTGGCGCCCGCGCCCACTGCCGGGACCACCGTAACCTCCGCCCCCGGTACCACCACCATCAGCGCCGCCTTGGACAACGTCAGCGGGACAACCACCCTCAAGGTGACGGGGGGCACCCTGAGCAGCATCAGCATCTCCCCCAACAGCCAGACCCTCGTCAAGGGAACCCTGGGACGCATCAGCGCCACCGGCGTCTTCAGCGACGGCAGTTCGCGGGACATCACCGGGGCGCTCACTTGGACGGTTGACAACACAAACCGCGCCTCCCTGACCACGCCGTCGGGCAATGTGATGTGGGCCAACGCCCTGGCGAGCGGCGGCGTCACCATCACGGCCAAATCCGCCTCCCTGAGCAAGACGGCCTCTCTGACGGTCACCGCCCCGTCGCTCAATCACCTTGAAATCGCCCCGATCAGCCTCGCCCTTACCAAAGGAACCACCGGCCGCTTCACCGTGACCGCAATCTTTAACGACGGCACGTCCCAGGACGTGACCGACAGCGCCACAACCGGCAGTCCCACCACCTGGAGTTCAAACAACACCTCCGTCGCCACGGTCGGCGCCACCGGGCTGGCGAGCGGCCAAGTCGGTGCCGTGGCTGCGGGCACCGCCACCATCACCGCCAACTATGGCGGCACGAATATCACGGGGAGCGTTACGGTTACGGCTAAGACCCTCAAGAGCCTGGCCATCTACCCGAGCAGTACGACGACTCTGTCCATCGGCGTCGCCACAGCCTTCACCGCGACGGCCACCTACACCGATGCCACCACCGCGGATGTGACCAAGGACACCACCTGGACGGTCTCCGACGCCAATGTGGCCATCCCGGCGGACAGCCAGCAACTACAGGGGCAGATCATGGGGGTCAACAGCGGCACGGCGACCCTCACCGCCACGTTCGACGGCAAGACCGCCACGGCCGTGAACTTGAAGGTGCCCTAG
- a CDS encoding HD family phosphohydrolase, whose amino-acid sequence MPDQPVDNQGQNTLTHLTKLGSNLLDLIVRRFSDPRTARRNRFILLFTTTLLLTIILLPGQRFRSAEFKPGDIATSDIRAAQDFLVEDRPLTEQRRKEAGNNAPVVYNLSDRVPSIIIGKLEQVVGAVRKERTAKSQKNTEEWRALFLPLLDTELSEAEIRAFTRIAADRVFLADAGRMVNELYRRRIVLDGKAFQTDTRRGVEFIDDNGRLVEDSDATIDFTEIREARKLVASWQFSGLNDRADGNAIARVIARILLPNLFYNREASEARAKAAMEAVRPVLFKVQRGEMIVRVGERISPEQAHKLQTIFQENNSGNRYYSAVGIFALILVLFYFPYRFALKNIRKFNPTNKDILIISLLVTGSFLLFKIALLIAHNIGPVFPDIDINSFFYLFPFAAGPMIVRIFINSEVALVYCAILAPLLGIMFDSNMSVVIYALLGSIVGAHGVRQCSDRSTIYTAGLKVSVVNLAMALAFQTSSATVFSMQTVYVVFFALVSGVLSAGLVSGFIPLIETLFHYTTDIKLLELANLNSPMLRDLMVRAPGTYHHSVVVGNLVESAAEAINANPLLARVSAYYHDIGKISKPLYFIENLGGEENRHDKLTPSMSALILISHIKEGSEMARERHLGQPIMDIIRQHHGTGLIKFFYDRAKTQAEANGQTVEEQDFRYPGPKPQTREAGIVMLADCVEAASRTLVNPTPDRIQGMVQKIINNIFMDGQLEECELTLKNLHEIAKSFNRILNGIFHHRIDYPEPVYKGGGGSKKVEHKTISGEHAKPGNGDATSADTTEQPPAAAPDHGAPAKKGGGEDLKRLGMS is encoded by the coding sequence ATGCCTGATCAACCGGTTGACAATCAGGGCCAAAATACGCTGACACACCTGACCAAACTGGGGTCGAACCTCCTCGATCTGATCGTGAGGCGGTTCTCCGACCCCAGAACGGCCCGCCGGAACAGGTTTATCCTGCTCTTTACGACCACACTCCTGCTCACGATCATCCTGCTGCCCGGCCAGCGTTTCCGCTCCGCCGAATTCAAGCCGGGGGACATCGCCACCTCCGATATCCGCGCCGCCCAGGATTTTCTGGTTGAAGACCGCCCCCTGACCGAACAGCGCCGCAAGGAGGCCGGCAACAATGCGCCGGTCGTCTATAACCTGAGCGACCGCGTCCCCTCCATTATCATCGGCAAGCTCGAACAGGTCGTGGGCGCCGTCCGCAAGGAGCGCACGGCCAAAAGCCAGAAAAATACGGAAGAGTGGCGCGCCCTGTTCCTCCCGCTCCTGGACACGGAGCTGAGCGAAGCGGAGATCCGCGCCTTCACCCGCATCGCCGCCGACCGGGTCTTCCTGGCGGACGCCGGCCGCATGGTGAACGAACTGTACCGGCGCCGGATCGTCCTCGACGGCAAGGCCTTCCAGACCGACACCCGCAGGGGCGTCGAGTTCATCGACGACAACGGCAGGCTGGTCGAGGACAGCGACGCAACCATCGATTTTACCGAGATCAGGGAAGCACGCAAGCTGGTTGCCTCCTGGCAGTTTTCCGGCCTGAACGACCGCGCCGACGGGAACGCCATTGCCCGCGTGATCGCCCGCATCCTCCTGCCGAACCTGTTCTATAACCGCGAGGCGTCGGAGGCCCGGGCCAAGGCGGCCATGGAGGCGGTCAGGCCGGTCCTCTTCAAGGTCCAGAGGGGTGAAATGATCGTCCGGGTCGGGGAGCGGATCAGTCCCGAACAGGCCCACAAGCTGCAAACGATCTTTCAGGAGAACAACAGCGGCAACCGCTACTACTCGGCCGTCGGCATCTTCGCCCTGATCCTGGTGCTGTTCTATTTCCCGTACCGGTTCGCCCTGAAGAACATCCGCAAGTTCAACCCGACCAACAAGGACATCCTGATCATATCGCTTCTGGTTACCGGCAGCTTCCTCCTCTTCAAGATTGCACTCCTGATTGCCCACAACATCGGGCCGGTCTTCCCGGACATCGACATCAACAGCTTCTTTTACCTGTTCCCCTTTGCCGCCGGCCCCATGATCGTGCGCATCTTCATCAACTCGGAGGTGGCGCTGGTCTACTGCGCGATCCTGGCCCCCCTCCTGGGAATCATGTTCGACAGCAACATGTCGGTGGTGATCTATGCCCTGCTGGGGAGCATCGTGGGAGCACACGGGGTGCGCCAGTGTTCGGACCGGAGCACCATCTACACCGCAGGCCTGAAGGTGTCGGTGGTCAACCTGGCCATGGCCCTGGCCTTTCAGACCTCCAGCGCCACCGTCTTCAGCATGCAGACGGTCTATGTGGTCTTTTTCGCCCTGGTGAGCGGCGTATTGAGCGCGGGCCTCGTTTCCGGCTTCATTCCGCTCATCGAGACGCTCTTCCACTACACCACCGACATCAAGCTCCTGGAGCTGGCCAACCTCAACTCGCCCATGCTGCGGGACCTGATGGTGCGGGCTCCGGGGACCTATCACCATAGCGTGGTGGTGGGCAACCTGGTGGAGTCCGCGGCCGAGGCCATCAACGCCAATCCCCTGCTGGCAAGGGTTTCCGCCTATTACCACGACATCGGCAAGATTTCCAAACCGCTCTATTTCATCGAAAACCTGGGGGGCGAGGAGAATCGCCACGACAAGCTGACCCCGAGCATGAGCGCCCTGATCCTGATATCACATATCAAGGAGGGGTCCGAGATGGCCCGGGAACGGCACCTGGGGCAACCGATCATGGACATCATCCGCCAGCACCACGGCACCGGGCTGATCAAATTCTTCTATGACCGGGCCAAGACCCAGGCCGAGGCCAACGGCCAGACGGTGGAGGAGCAGGATTTCCGCTACCCCGGCCCCAAGCCCCAGACCCGGGAAGCCGGCATCGTCATGCTGGCCGACTGCGTCGAGGCGGCGTCCCGCACCCTGGTCAACCCCACCCCCGACCGCATCCAGGGGATGGTGCAGAAGATCATCAACAATATCTTCATGGACGGCCAGCTTGAGGAATGCGAACTGACCCTCAAGAACCTCCACGAGATCGCCAAAAGCTTCAACCGCATCTTAAACGGCATCTTCCACCACCGGATCGATTACCCGGAGCCGGTCTACAAGGGCGGCGGCGGGTCCAAAAAGGTCGAGCATAAAACCATCTCCGGCGAACACGCCAAGCCGGGAAACGGAGACGCAACGAGTGCTGATACAACTGAACAACCGCCAGCGGCGGCACCGGATCATGGCGCCCCGGCTAAGAAAGGCGGCGGAGAGGATCTTAAGCGCCTTGGCATGTCCTGA